The genomic DNA CGCGAGGCGGACGGCTCGCGGGAGGAGAAGCCATGACGCGACACCCGGCGCTGCGGACGCGCGAGGACACCGAGCGCGAGGAGCACGAGCGGCTCGCTCCCTACGCGACGCACAGCGACGAGGCGATGCCGCGCGTCGTCGAGGATCTCCCTCACCCCTACCGGACCGCGTTCCAGCGCGACCGCGACCGCGTCGTACACGCGCGCGCCTTCCGGCGGCTCGAGTACAAGACGCAGGTCTTCGTGCACGCCGAGGGCGACCACTACCGCAACCGGCTCACGCACACGCTCGAGGCCGCGCAGATCGCGCGCACGATCGCGCGCGCCCTGCGGCTCAACGAGGATCTCGCGGAGGCGATCGCGCTCGCGCACGACCTCGGGCACACGCCGTTCGGCCACGCCGGCGAGCGCGTGCTCGCGAGCCTGCTCGAGGACCACGGCGGCTTCGACCACAACCGCCAGAGCCTGCGCGTCGTCGACTGGATCGAGCGGCGCTCGCCCGACTACCGCGGCCTCAACCTCACCGGCGACACGCGCGCCGGCATGCTGAAGCACGGCGCCGGCTGGCCGCACCCCGTGCCGCTCCCCGAGCTGCTCGCGCAGGTGTCGCTCGAGGGCCAGGTCGCCGACCTCGCCGACGAGATCGCCTACGTGAACCACGACCTCGACGACGGCCTGCGCGAGGGCGTGCTGTCGATCGAGCAGCTCGCGCACTCGACGCTGTGGCGCGAGGCCGAGGCGCGCGTCGACGCGCGCATGCCGAAGGCCGAGGGCGACGTGCGGCGCGCGCAGACCGTCGTGCGGCTGATCGATCGGCTCGTCACGGATGCGATCGAGACGAGCGCGGCGCGCCTCGCCGACGTGCGTCCCGCGTCCGCGCGCGAGGCGCGCGAGGCGCCCGAGCGCATGATCCGCACCTCGCCGGCGTGCGAGCGCAGCAAGCTCGAGCTCAAGCGCTTCCTCCTGCGCGAGTTCTACCAGCACCCGCGCGTCGTGCAGATGACTCGGAAGGCGGCGCGCGTCGTCGGCGACCTCTTCGCGACCTACCTCGAGGACCCGCTGCTGCTGCCGGCGAACGTGCGCGCGCGCTTCGACGAGGAAGGACCGGAGCGCGCCGTCGCCGACCACATCGCGTGCATGACGGACCGCTACGCGATGTCCGAGCACCGCAAGCTCATGGATCCCAATGAGCCGTTCTGAGTCGCCGCAGGACGTGTCGGTCGTGCTCGTCACCGCGCCCGACGACGCCGTCGCCGCGCGCATCGCGCGCGCCCTCGTCGACGAGCGGCTCGCCGCGTGCGTGAGCCTCGTGCCCGGCGTACGGTCCGTGTACCGGTGGGAGGGCGCGGTCGAGGACGCGACCGAGGTGCTGCTCATCGCGAAGACCGCGGCCGCGCGCGTCGAAGCGCTCGCGCGGCGCGTGTCCGAGATCCATCCCTACGACCTTCCCGAGACGCTGGCGCTGCCGGCGTCCGGCGGCAGCGACGCCTACCTCGCGTGGGTGCGCGCGGAGAGCACGAACCGATGAGCCTGGCCGACGCCCTCGAGCGCGCCGCGAGCGAGCTCGCCCCCCACGCCGACGCGATCCGCGATGCGAACGGCGACCCCGACCGGCTGCTCGAGACGCTCGCGCCCGCGCCCGCGAGCGAGCTGCTCGGCTGGCTGCTCGCGCACGAGCCCGCCGCCGGCGAGGAGCTCGCGCTCGCGTGGACCGACCGCGACGCCGGGGCCGCGCCGATCGCGGCGCTCGAAGGCGCCGAGCTGCCGAAGGCCGGGCGCAAGGTCGTGCGCAAGGCGCTCCACCGACTCCGCTCGCGCGGCGTCGAGGTCGAGGCGCGCGCGCCCGCGCCCGTCGTCGCGCGCCCGCGCGCCGTCGAGGACGCGTTCGAGGCGGCGCTCGTGTCGCCGCTCGATCGGCGCGGCGCGCGCATGGCCTACCTCGTCGAGCCACACCCTGCCGGCGGCGCGCGCATGTACGAGGCCGTGCTCGACGACGCGCGCGGCATCGTCGACTTCCGCGTCTACAGCGCGGGCCGCAGCCGCGTGCGCGCCTTCCTGCGGAGCGCGCGCGCGTCGCAGGCGGAGGAGAGCGCGGGCGCGCTGCTCGACGTCGCGACGAGCGAGCTCCGCGCGCTCGTCGCCCGCGCCGCGAAGCGCCAGTCCGCCGACCATCCCGCGCCGCGCGCCTTCATCGAGCACCGCTCGCAGCTCGCCCTCGCGGGCCACGCGCGCACGCCCGGCGATCGCGCGCGCGACGAGCTCGGCGCCGCGAGCGCGGCCGGCGCGGCCGCGCTCGAGGCGGTCGCCGAGCGGGTGCGCACCGGTGCGATCGGCCCCTGGCCGCCCGATCTCGCCGCGCTCCGCAAGCTCGGCGAGCGCGTGCGCGAGGGCTTCGCGCCCGGTGCGGTGCTCTCGGGCGAAGGGCAGACGGAGGCGACGCGCGCGCTGCTCGCGGAGGCCGCCCGCGAGGTCTTCGGCGCGGGGAGCGACGGCTTCGCCGCCGTCGCCGCGTCGCGGCTGCGCGAGACCGCGTTCGTGCTGTGGCGACGGGGGCGCGACGACGACGCCCGCGCCGCGCTCGCGGCGGCGGCCGCCTTCGAGGACGGCCTCGCGGAGAACCCGGTCGCGCTCGCCTTCGTCGAGGTGTGGGTGGCCCCGCTGCTGGCTGGACCCGGTGCGGCGGCGGAGGGGCCGGCACCCGAGGCGGGCGAGGGCGCCGTCGCCGCCGAAGGCGCCGGGGACTGATCGGTGCGGCTCGCGCGCGGACGGTTCTGGGAGGCTAGGCTCGCGGGCCCCGCCGTGGTGATCGCGCTCTCGCGCGATGCGCAGAGCGACGCGCTTCCCGAGCTCGTCGTCGAGGTGCCGCTCGAGCGGTGGAACCGGGTCGTCAAGCACGTGTGGACCGATCGCAAGCTGATCGGCGGCATCCTGCTCGACTTCGCCCGACACAAGGAGTACGTCGCGACGGCCGTCGCGCAGGACCGCGTCTACTTCGACTTCCAGCGCGTCGTGCTCGATGCGACGACCGTGCTGATCGAGAAGGGCCGGCTCGCGCTCGCCGTCGTCGACGTCGGCCTGGACTGACGAACCACGACGGACGCGCCGCAGCCGCGAGGCGCCGCGTCCGAACGGCGGAGCGAGGGGCTCCGCGGAGGAAGACATGCGAAGGCGATTCTCGCGCCGGGGCCGGCGCGGAGGCAGTGAGGGACGGGCTCCGATCGACGCGCCGCGCGTCTTGGCGCGCGTGGTCGAGGAGAAGCTGGTCGAGGTCGAGGCGCTCGAGCCGTTCGGGCGCGAGGACGTGCCGGACACGTACGCCGCGCTCGGGCGCGGCGCGCGCGAGGACGGCGGCCGCGTCGTCGTGGCGTTCGCGCCGTACGGCGGCGATGCCCTGCTCGCGGGCATCGCGGCCGCGCTGCACGAGCAGGGTGCCGACGACGCGCCGTTCGCGGGCGAGGTCGTGGTCGTCGCGCCGACCTGGACGGCCGCCGGGCTCGCGCGCCTCGCGCGCATCGGCGACCTGCCGTTCCCGGTGCGCGCCGTGGTCGCCCCCGCGCTCGGCGCGAACGGCGTCGGTGCGAACGGCGGGCAGATCGAGCCGGAGTTCTGGGCACCGCCGATCCCGCTCTCGCGGGAGCGCGTCGCGGCGGCGATCGTGCGCACCGACGAGCGCTCGCTCTTCGAGCGCGCGGCGAGCGCGCTCGAGGGGCTCGCGAGCAAGCACGGCGGCTGCGTGCGCGGCACGGCGAGCGGGCTCGAGCTCGTGATCATGGCGCGGCGCGTCGCGCTGCTGGCCGCGAACGGCGGCGTCGTGCTCGAGACGCTCCAGCCGCAGCGCTCGAGCCTGCGGCTCACGAGCGACGACCTCGCGGGTGCGCTCGACCGGCTCGAGGGCCAGCTGCGCAAGCGCATCAACGACCGCCACGTGCGCGACGGCGAGGAAGGGCTGCGCGCGCGCGCGCTGCCGCTCGTCGCGAGCGCGCTCGGTCTGCGCACGGTGACGCCCTGGCCGGTCGCGGGTGGCGACCGCGAGGTGATCGACCTCGTCGGCATCGACCGCGAGGGCCGGCCCGTCGCGGCGGCGGTCCGCGCCGAGCTCGATCTCGACGGCGTCGGCGAGCTCGTCGACGTGGGCGTCGCGCTCGCCCCGGTCCTCCCGCTCCTGCTCGGCAGCGCCGAGCCGCCCGTGCGCATGGGCGAGCCGCGCCTCGTCGTCGCCGCGCAGCGCACGACGCCGGCCGCGGCGCGCGTGCTCGGCGCGCTGTCGCTCGGCCACGAGCTCTTCGAGCTGCGGACGACGAGCCGCGGGCTCGAGCTCGAGAGCCTGTCGGCGTCCGAGGCGATCGAGCGCGCGGTGGCGCGCCGCGCGCCGCGCCGCGGGCCCGATCGCGGGCCGCGCCGCGAGGACGACGAAGCGCGCCGCGAGAGCGAGCGCGACGACGCCGACGCGCGCGAGCGCGGCGGCCGCGCGCCCCGCACCGAGCGGAGCGCGGCCGCGGAACGCGACGACCGCGACGGGCGCGCCGACCGGAGCGCGGCCGCCGAGCGCGACGCGCGGGAGGACGGCGACGCGCGGGGCGAACGCGAGGAGCGCGCAGACCGCGACGATCGCGACGAGCGCGGCGCGCGCGGACGGCGGCGGCGCGGCCGCCGGCGCGGCGGGCGCGGGCGCGACGACGAAGGCGGCCGCGGCCGCGCGTCGCTCGACGCCGAAGGCGACGACCTCGGCCCGCTCGACCTCGTCGCGGACGGCGACGACGACGCGGGCGACACGAGGGGGCTCGACGCCGACGCGGACGACACGCGCGACGAGGGTCGCGAGCGGGCGCGCGACGCGGGACGCGACGACGCCGGC from Myxococcota bacterium includes the following:
- a CDS encoding deoxyguanosinetriphosphate triphosphohydrolase, with translation MTRHPALRTREDTEREEHERLAPYATHSDEAMPRVVEDLPHPYRTAFQRDRDRVVHARAFRRLEYKTQVFVHAEGDHYRNRLTHTLEAAQIARTIARALRLNEDLAEAIALAHDLGHTPFGHAGERVLASLLEDHGGFDHNRQSLRVVDWIERRSPDYRGLNLTGDTRAGMLKHGAGWPHPVPLPELLAQVSLEGQVADLADEIAYVNHDLDDGLREGVLSIEQLAHSTLWREAEARVDARMPKAEGDVRRAQTVVRLIDRLVTDAIETSAARLADVRPASAREAREAPERMIRTSPACERSKLELKRFLLREFYQHPRVVQMTRKAARVVGDLFATYLEDPLLLPANVRARFDEEGPERAVADHIACMTDRYAMSEHRKLMDPNEPF
- the cutA gene encoding divalent-cation tolerance protein CutA; the protein is MSRSESPQDVSVVLVTAPDDAVAARIARALVDERLAACVSLVPGVRSVYRWEGAVEDATEVLLIAKTAAARVEALARRVSEIHPYDLPETLALPASGGSDAYLAWVRAESTNR